The sequence CGCATCAATGGGTTTAACAGCAGGATTCACCACCATGCTAGGCAATCTGGCCGGCACATTTTCCAACATTTATTTTTTAGCCATGCGTATGCTTAAGAATGAATTTATCGGTACAGCAGCCTGGGTTTTCCTGGTGATTAATTTATTCAAACTTCCCTTCCAGGTGATCTATTGGAAAAATATAAACTGGATATCACTTCAAACCGACCTCTATTTACTACCCGCCCTGATAGCAGGATTTTGGGCAGGCCTGTGGCTTGTTGCGAGGATTAAAGACGATAGTTACCGGAAAGTGGTGATCGTATTAACACTTATCGGTGCTGGTTTTATTTTCTTTAAATAAACCGTAAACTTATTCTACTGCATCTGCTTGCAGCACAACGCTTGTCCTTTGCAATGTAACATTGGGATTGTAGCCAATTTTCATCAGGAAATCACCGGAATATACCCGGGTATCAGAAACAGCAGATGTACTTCCCGGATAAAGGTTGATCTCCTTTACCGTATAATGCTTATCAGGATCCAATCCTTTCAAAACAACAGGGGTTACCGTTGCCGTTATTTTATACCGGCTGTTCACCAGGTAATTAAACATGATGGCTCTCTTTTTATCCTTACTAACAAACATGAGTGCAGAAATATCTGACTCGTGCGGATTTACCAGCCTATACTGGTCACCGTGCCAGACAATATCTTTAAATGTATGATAGTTCTGTACAGCCGATTGGGCAAATGCCCGATCAGTGGCACTCAGGTTGCTGGTGACAATATCAAAGCCCAGCTTTCCCATACTGGCCACATCAATCCTGAATTTCAGGGGTTGCCGGCCCCAATCGGTGACATGGTTATCGGTTACAATAGCCGGAAAAAAATAAGAATAATCCCATTGCTGGTAGATCCGTTCTATGGGATCGGTATCATCACTTGGCCAGAATTCCGTGAAATATTTCAAGAGCTCATAATCGCCGCGGCCACCGCCACCAGAACACAACATCATCGGCACCATGGGATACCTGGCGCGGATCCTTTGCAACACGTTATATAATCCTTTCACATATTCAACATTCAAATGCGATTGTGGCAAACCCTTTTTTTGCAGGTAGGGTGAATACGCATTATAGATGACCGCATTACAATCCCATTTGATGAAAGCCAGTTGAGGATTTTTAGTAAATAAATTGTCCACTATCCCGAAAACGAAATTCTGTACTTCCGGGTTGGCCAGGTCCAGGACTAGTTGGTTCCTGAAATATTTCTCAGGCCGCAGTGGTTGCCTGATGACCCAGTCAAGGTGCTTCTCATACAATTCACTTTTGGGATTAACCATTTCCGGTTCCAGCCAGATACCAAATTTCAATCCTTCTTTTTTGGCTTCGCTAACCAGGTAGCCTATCCCACTGGGCAATTTTTTTACATTCTCCTGCCAGTCACCTAAACCGGCTGTATCGCCATTCCTGGGATGCTTATTGCCAAACCAGCCATCATCCAACAGGAACATATCAACCCCTAATTCCCTCGCTCCTTTAAATAATCCTTTTAATTTATTCTCATCAAAATTAAAATAAGTGGCTTCCCAATTGTTCAGCAGGGTAAGACGTTCACCTTCACCATCCAGCACCCTGTATTTGCGGGCCCAGTTGTGCAAACCGCGACTGGCTTCGCCGGTTCCAGAATTTGATAATGCATATATGAGTGAAGGTGTTTTGAAAACCTGGTTGGCAGGTAGCGTATATGCAGATTCATATGGATTTACACCTGCAATAACACGGAGGTTCCTGTAGGAATCAATTTCAAAATCAAGCTTGAAATTTCCAGGCCAGGCAAGCTGGCCAATCATCACGGCCCCTTCATTTTCAGCTGCTGGTTTACCAAACGAAAGTATAAAGTTGGAGGATTGCAATAACATTGCCCGGGTGCCTAATTTGGAATCTACCGACCTCAATCCGGGTAATAATTTTGTTTCTCCAGGCTGCATTTCCCGCGCCCAGCCGCTGTTATACGTAGTAAGGTAAAAATCCTTATTAGTGAAATAAAGATTGGCCGATGCATATTTACGGAGAATTACTGAACCTTTTTCAGCATGCTGTACCTCTGCCCATTGCTCAATTACATTTTCCTTCTTCCAAACCTTATAACACAAACTTACCTGGAATGCATACAAGGGATCCTTTAAGATAATAGTGGTCAGCGAACTATTGCTATCAATATGCAGTATATCATGTCGCAGGTATTTCAGTTCAAGGGATTGATTACCATCAGCATGTGTAACCTGCATAGCTGGTTCAGACAAATTCCAGGTTCCCGATGGCGTATATGCTGCATCATAAATCCCGGAATTGTCATCATTGAAATTATTACCCGCTGATACCACTTCGTATTCGCCCGGATCCGCCAATGGCTTTCCAAAGTAAACCGTATGCAAAAGATTGCTTTTGTCTGTTTGTAAAACAATGGCATGGTTATCTGTTACAATAGGTATCGTAACAGGTTGTGCTGCCAGGCTCGCCGTTATAAATAGTAAGCCTGGGAGAAGTACTATTTTTACAGGGCATTTGGGAAAAAAGAATGATTTCATTGTTTTCATATAGCAAATTAGTCATCAATGGACTGATAGATCATTTGGCGAAATACACTGCTTAGGTTATCTCCTTTGGTAGACTGGGTTTGTTTCATAATAACTCCAATCACTTTTTCTTTGGGATCAGCAAAATAACTTGTATTAAAATAACCACCCCAGGTAAAAGTGCCTTCACTGCCTGATCCGCCACTGGCTGCACCCACTGCTGTTTGAACGCCGAATGCAAGTCCGTAAAAACTATCTGAACGCTGCGGGTTACCCAACAGCGTATCGGTTTGATTAGACAGGATCGCGTTGATAGTCGGACGGCTTAATATCCTTTTACCACCAAGCTCGCCCCCGTTCAGGTACATCTGCAGGAAGGTGGCATAATCCCTTGCCGTACTGGATAATCCAGCGCCACCAGAGTAGAATGTCTTTGCCCCTGTTATTGGATAGTTCGGGTCGTAAAATGTAACCGGGTACCGTTCCCATTCGCCTGTCTTACCAGGCCTTTGGACCGCAACCAGGCGGGCGGATTTACTGTCCGGGAGATAAAAATATGTATCCTGCATACCAAGTGGTTCAAACAGCCTTTTCTTCAGAAAATCACTGAAGCTCATTCCAGAAACAACTTCAATAAAATAACCCAGCACATCAAGCCCCTCTGAATAGGTAAATTTCTCACCTGGATTATGGTGCAGGGGTAGTTTAGCCAGCTTGCGCACGCTTTCTCCTATGGTTACGGGTTCGGTGGTGAAGAGATCGGTGATTCCTGCTTTTTTATAGATCGCCTTAAATCGTTCGTCCCCGTCAATTTCACCATACCCGAGCCCGGAAGTATGCGTTAATAATTGCCTTATGGTTATTTCGCTCTTTGCAGGTTCAGTGGTATAACTGGTATCAGTAAACGTAAATGATTTGATCAGTGTCGGGTTCTTGAATTCAGGGATATATTTTGAAATAGGATCATCCAGCTGGAATTTCCCTTCTTCCCAAAGCATCATCACTGCTGTGGATGTGATGGCCTTGCTCATAGATGCGATCCGGAAAATATCATCTTTCTTCATGGGCCGGTTGGCAGGATTATCCGCCATTCCAAATGATTTGTAATAAACGATCTTGCCATTACGGATGACTATCGCAGCTACACCCGGCACATCCTTATTATTGACGGCTTGCTGGAAAATCTGGTCCATCCTGGCCAGGCGTTCCGCCGACATGCCGGCAGATTCTGGTGATCCATCAACCAGTGCCGGGGAATTTTTGAGTGATTTTGTCTGCGAAAATCCTGCCAGGCATAAAGTGAGCAGTAGCAGTGTCAGTAGTTTTTTCATAACTGTCAGTTTTGTTTTGTTGTTTTTTTTGCCAGCCAGAAGAGGCCATCGATTACCAGTTTATTTTGAATGTCGTTATCAAATTGAAAAGATAATTCCTGATTAGTGCCATTTTCATAATCAATATCATTATGGCCCATATTCAGGTAGAGCATCCTGTATTTCCTGTTTGTCCAAACAACAGGATAATATCCGGCATGCCAGATCTCATGAAGCTTTGGGCCGGTGCCAAGGGGAAAACTTGTACTGTCGATCGCAAGTAAAATTTCTATATCCTTATTTTGTGCCAGGTCCTTTTCCCAACTATACCATTCATTTGGCGAGGATCTGAAGGTTACCGGCAAATGCCTTGTTACCGGATGTTTTGGGTTTTCTATTCTTAGTATTGCCGATGTAGGCCGCCAGGTATTTCCCTTGTATTGTCCGGCCCCGATCAGCTCATTATGGTACCAGTCCCAATCCTGGTTGAATGCTGAAGGCGTTAATGCAAATCCCGCAAAATGAAAACCCATCCAGGCGCCGCCGCTTTCCATGTATTGTCGAAAAGCTTTGCGTTGCGTAGCATTCTCCGGGCGGGAATCCAGGAATAAGACCACCTGGTACTTACTCAGGAAATCTTTATTGAGGTTATTCCAGTCATTGGTCGAGTCGTACCGGAACTGGTATTTAACAGCCATTTCCGGGAACCATCGATTGGCTTCATGCACATAACTGATATGTGCAGCATCATTCTTTGCAGTAAAAAAAGCGATTACACTGAATTTAGGTTTTGCTTCCTGCGTAAATGCACATGTTATAATTACCAGGCAAAAAACGAAACATAGCTGTCTGCAGATTTGAATCATCAGGTCCTGGTTATTTTTTTAAACCGGATAAATAATCAATACTTTTTTTCAGGGATACTTCCGGATCGGCCACCATATCCTGCTCTACAAAAAAGTGTTGTACACCGGCAGCTTTTGCCTTAGCGAGGATTGTCCTTAGATCCATTACCCCGCTTCCGGCGCTGGTCATGAATGGAAAAAGTGCGATCCATTGCTGGGCATTTCCGCCATCTCCTGAAAAACGAACAGCTTTGGTCATATCCTTTACGTGCATGCAACGATACCGGTTCTTATATTTTGTGAGATATTCCAGGGGATCCGCCCCACCTGCAATGGTCCAGAAAAGGTCCATTTCCAGGTAAACCAGGGCCGGATCGGTTCCATCCAGGATTATCTGAAGGGGCACTTGCCCATCGACCGGACTAATACCATAACCATGGTTGTGGTAGGTGAATTTTATCCCGTTCTTCCTGGCTGATTCGCCAATTCTATTGAAGTTTTCGGCAATTTTTCTATAATCATCCAGCGTTTGCCTTATTTCGTCGGGGATGGCCGGTAAAACAACATAGGAAGTGCCGAGTTGGTGTGCAGCTTCCGCCAATTGTCCCATATTATTTTGCAGGGTATCAAGGTCTGTATGCATTGAAGGAACACTAAGTCCCTGATCAGCAAACATCTTTTTCACTTCAGGAATAGTATGTCCGAAGAATCCGCTCCCTGAAAAACCAAGGGCCGGTGTAACAGCATCCCATCTTTTCCTGGCAGGTTCGGTACTGAAAGGGTAAGGGCCGTATAACTCCACCTCTTTATATCCCATTTTCGATAGCATGGAAAGTGTTCCAGCCAGATCTTTTTCAAGCATTTTGGGCAATGAAAAAAAATTTATGCCGATGCTCTTTAGTAATGGTGCGGATAATATTGATTCCGGCAACAAAAAGGTACCGGCAGATAATGCGGCAGATTGCCGGATAAATTTCCTTCTGTTTACCATGGCGGCTGTTTTAAAAAGTTAGGGATAATAAGAAAAAAGATCATTGGACTGGTTCAGGCGACCCAAACAGTCCTATGATCATATAAAAAGGTTTTAACGGCGGTGACTTATTTCAACTGGGCAACCTGGTCATTGTAGAATTTTACAATTTCAATCACATCCGGCAGGTTGTGTTCCCAGTTTGATTCATGTTCAATCGAGAGCATGCCCTTAAATTTCTGCCGTTTCAATTCCTGGAATACTTCAGGGAATTTGATTACACCTTTTCCAACAACAGTATCAGCTGCATCAACCTGTCCGAATGTTACTACATCCTTAAAATGTAATCCGTATACTTTGCCTTCCAGTTTTTTTAAGCAATCGACCGGATCCAGGCCATTCCTTGCCCAATGCCCCACATCCGCCAGCGCCCCAATGTTTGGATGTCCGCTGCTGGCTTCCAGCACTGAATCAGGGCTCCAGTAATGACTTGGTTTCGGATGGTCATGTATGGCCAGTTTGATACCGAATGCACCGCCCAGGCTATCAATATAATTCCACTGGTCTTTGCGAGGTTCGCAGGTGATATAACTCAAGCCAAAATCTTTGGCGAGTTCAAAGGCTTTCAGCCATTCGTCATTGGTTTCAGGGGCTATAACACCCATCGCTGTAATACTGATCCCTTTTGATGAAAGCAACTGTTTTAGCTGGGCACGGGTTTCAGCAGACATTTTAGCGCCGAATTCACCCTTCATATTACCACCAAGTTTCTGGCCCCAGAAAGCTTCAATATTCTTTACACCGGCACTATCTACCTTATTAAGTGCGTCAGTAAAGCTAAATAACCTGAATGTCCACATTTGGACACCAATCTTCCAGTCAGCCGTTATAGCAGCTATATCTTCTGCTACAACGGTATCTTTAGCAGGCTCTGCTGTCTGGCTTGCAGGCTGTTCATTATTACATTGAGTAAAGGCCAGCGCCAGCAGGCATAAAAATCCGGCGAATGCAATTCGTTTCATGATAGGAGCATTAATTTTTGAATTGGTAAGATAAATAAATTATGTACACGATTTGCACAAACGATTGCGCTCAAAGCTTGGAACGATTTCCGGCTTAAAAAACGTAAATTCCGTTAATACTAAACGATCATATCGCCATGCAAACAAAACGCAGATCCCTCTTAAAAAATCTATTGGCAGTTGTAGCCGGGGTAACCGGAGTAGGAATCAGTACCAACGCCCTAGGCAAAAATACACCGATGAAAGAATCAGGTAATATAACTTATGACCAGGATGTGCCACTTTTCTCCGGCCATACAAAACTTGGCAACATGGTGTTTATTGCAGGAAAAGGAGCCCATTTCCAGGGGGATGTGGCCGCTCACACTGACCATGTGCTGAAAGAATTGGAAAAGGAACTGAAACTGGCTGGCTCATCCATGGAGAAAGTTCTAAAAGTTACCGTTTACCTGAATGATATAGCTGATTACAAAGCCATGAATGATACCTATAAAGGGCGTTTTGGTAAGAATCCGCCGGTTAGGTCAACTGTAGCTGTTGCCAAAGGTGGCGTTCCTGGTGATTCACTGGTGGAAATGGACTGTATCGCTTATATCTAAAGCAGTTGCATACACCTGAACAAACACATACCATAACATGAAACGCAGAGCAATACTAAAGGGCCTTTCCCTGATGCCTTTCGGCACTGGCCTTGCCGCAACAATGGCGCCCCTGGGTGCCGCTACGGCAGCTCCGGCTTCCAAAGGCCGAAATATTTTCAAAGAACTTGGCATACGTACTTTTATCAATGCGGCTGGTACTTATACTGCGATGACCGGATCATTAATGCAGGACGAAGTGGTTGCTGCCATCCAAAATGCTTCAAAGGAATTCTGTTTATTAGATGAACTGCAGGACAAGGTCGGTGAAAAAATCGCCGCCCTGGTGCATGCCGAAGCCGCAGTTGTAACAGCCGGCTGTTTTTCAGCGATGACGCTCGGACTTGCCGGGGTACTCACCGGAAAGGACCAGCAAAAAGTAGAACAACTCCCCCACCTTGCGGGAACAACCATGAAGTCTGAGGTCATTATGCAGAAAGCCCATACCATTGGTTATTCCCATGCACTTACCAATACTGGTTGCAACATTGTATATGTCGAAACGATTGCAGATGTGGAGAAAGCCATTAACGACAAGACCGCCCTGCTCTGGTTCCTGAATGTTCAATCAGACAGCGGATCAATAAACCATGAACAATGGGTGGCACTGGGCAGGAAATACAATATTCCAACAATGATCGACATTGCAGCGGATGTTCCGCCGGTTAGTAACCTATGGAAATTCCATGACATGGGCTTTGACCTGGTTTGCGTTTCCGGCGGTAAAGCCATGCGGGGTCCGCAAAGCGCCGGCATCCTGATGGGCAAAAAGGACCTGGTCGCTGCTGCGAGGTTGAGCATGCCACCCAGAGGATCAACCATTGGGCGGGGTATGAAGGTCAATAAAGAAGAGATCATCGGAATGTATGTGGCCCTGGACAAATTCATCCATACAGACCATGAAAAGCTGTGGAAAGAATGGGAAAGCCGCATTGCAACCATGGAAGCCGCTGTTAAACCCTTAAAGGGTATCGCTACAACTATTAAGGTTCCGCCACTTGGGAATGTTACACCTACACTGCATATTACCTGGGATAGTTCAGTGGTAAAACTGACTACTGCATCCTTGCAGGAAAATTTACGGAATGGCAATCCTTCCATCGAAGTGATCGGTAGTGGTGATAACCATATTACCATCACTGCCTGGGTGATGCAACCTGGTGAAGAAAAATTAGTGGCAGCCCGTTTAAAAGAAGAATTTACTAAAGCAGTTTAGCAGGAATTTTCAAAGCAAACATCTTCCTGCCTATTTGATCATAGAAATAAACTTACTGTCTATTTATGCAATCAATTTTTCGGTTAAGGTGCTTATTAGCGTTGCTTGTTATATTCTCATCCTGTACCGGTCGCAAGGGGCTGCCACCCGGCGATCCTGATAATGGTGGCCTTTACTTGCCTGGTAATTTTGAAGCAGTTATAGTTGCAGACAGCATCGGCAGTGCACGCCACCTGGCCGTTACCGATAACGGTGATATCTATGTGAAATTAAGAGGAACCTTCCCTGAAGGCGGGAATGTAGCATTGCGTGATGAAAACAATGATGGCAAGGCTGATATCATAAAGAAATTTGGCAAATATGTAGATGACGAATATTATGGTACGGCCATGCGCATTTACAATGGCTATATCTACTACAGTTCAGCCAGTACAGTGTATCGCACGAAAATAAAACCAGGGGAACTGATTCCTGAGGATAGCCTTGAAGTAATGCTCACCGACGATTTTCGCCATGACCCGCACGGGTACCAGCATATCGCAAAACCAGTGACATTCGATGAAAATGGCCATATGTATGTACCCTATGGTTCACCATCGGATGTTTGCCAGGAAATGGACCGGATCCCCGAATCTCCCGGACAAATGCCTTGTCCGGAGTTGGCAGAACACGGTGGCATATGGCAATTTGATGCCAACAAACCAAACCAGACCATCAAAGACGGTAAACGTTATGCAACAGGCGTTCGGAGTGCGGTTGCCATTACCTGGAATCACCAGCAAAACAGCATGTATATCGTGCAACATGGCCGCGATGACCTGCACCGGACATGGCCGGCCAAATATACCCGCTGGCAAAGTGCATTAATGCCATCTGAAGAATTCCTGAAAATTAAAGAAGGTACTGATGCCGGCTGGCCCTATTATTATTATGACCAGTTCCAGAAAAAGAAATTATTGAACCCTGAATATGGTGGCGACGGAAAGCTGGAAGCTGACAGCAGTAAATACCAGTTACCCATGATCGGTTTCCCCGGGCATTGGGCGCCAAATGATTTATTGTTTTACACCGGTGACCAGTTCCCTGAAAGATACAAGGATGGTGCCTTCATCGCATTTCATGGCTCCACCATCCGCGGCCCCTATTCGCAGAGCGGATACTTCGTGGCATTCGTTCCATTCAGGGATGGAAATCCTTCAGGCCCCTGGGAAGTATTTGCAGACGGATTCTCCGGTATGGATACCATCGTAAATACCAGTGATGCCAAAGGCCGGCCTATGGGCCTTGCAATGGGTCCGGATGGCTCATTGTATGTCAGCGATTCTAAAAGGGGTCGGATCTGGCGCATCATGTACAAAGGGGATAAACTAAAATTCGGTGCGGAACAACTCGCAGCCATGGAACAACGTAAAACAACCGTTGCACACATCAAAACACCCGATGAACTTGCTGACAACCTCGAGAAAACCGGCATAGCTGGTGGTGAAAAAATTTATACTACATATTGTATCGCCTGCCACCAAAAAGATGGTAAAGGTGATAATAGCAGGTTTCCGCCACTTTCCGGATCTGACTGGGTGAATGGAGACACGAAAAGGCTGATCAATGTTATGTTAAACGGCCTCAATGAAACGATCAAAGTAAATGGACAAACATATACGGGTGTGATGCCAAAGCATCGCTTTTTATCGGATGAAGACATCGCTCAGGTCCTGACCTATATACGCCAGAATATGGACAATACATCAGGGCCGGTATCAGCGGAGGAAGTCAGTACTGAAAGAAAAAATTTACCTCCCACAAAATAAAAATTGTTCAAATGAAACGTCGTAATATATTAAAGGGACTGGGATTGCTTCCAATGGCTGGTGTTCTGGCCCCCATAAAATCAGCGCTGGGTGCCCCTGCAGCTGATTATGCCGCTGAGCCAAATATTTTTCAATCGATTGGTGTGGAACCGATCATTAATTGCCGGGGAACTTTTACTATCATCGGTGGCTCCATTGAACGCCCTGAGGTACGGGCCGCAATGGAGGCTGCTTCAAAGAATTTCATACAATATGATGAAATGGCCGATGCCATCCATAAACGCCTGGCAGAAATCACTGGTGCAGAGTGGGCTTTGGTTTCAGCTGGTTGCGCAGCAGGATTAAAACATGTTACCGCCGCATGTGTAACTGGTGGAAACCCTGAAAAACTGATCAGGATTCCAGACCTCACAGGCTTTGAAAAGAATGAGGTAATCATCCCATCATCTTCCCGAAATGTATATGACCATGCCATCCGTAATGTCGGGGTACGCGTGATTACCGTAGATACATTGGCCGAAATGGAAAATGCCATCAATTCACATACGGCCATGATCTACCTGATGGCTTTTGATGAGGCACAGACCGGCAACGAATTTACCCTGGCCAATGTATCCAAAATCTCCAGGCCCAAAAATGTCCCCATCCTGATCGATGCTGCAGCTGAGGTTTTGACCATTCCTAATGTACATTTGCAACGCGGTGCCGATATAGTGGCATATAGCGGGGGGAAAGCTATTTGCGGGCCACAGTGTGCCGGCCTTGTCATTGGTAAAAAAGATATACTGATGTCCGCCTGGCAGGCAAGTTCACCCCACCATGGCCCTGGCCGCGATAATAAAGTTGGCCGCGAAGAAATGATGGGTATGCTGGCAGCAGTGGAAGCCTGGACAAAACGCGACCATGCAGCTGAATGGAAAACATGGCTGGGTTACCTCAATACAATTTCTAAAAAACTTCAGACCATTCCCGGAGTAAGCACATCAGTTTTTGAACCTACAGAATTATCCAACCGCTCACCAGTACTGAACGTTTCCTGGGACCCGGCTAAATTTAATATCAATGGTATTGAAATGACGGAAGTCCTGGGCAGGACAAAGCCAAGGATCGCGGTAGGCAGTGATGACAAAGAAGGAAAAGCCACGATAGATATAACAACTGGCCAGATGCAACCGGGAAATGACCAGGTGGTTGCCAACAGGATTCATGAAGTATTATT comes from Flavihumibacter fluvii and encodes:
- a CDS encoding alpha-galactosidase, with protein sequence MKTMKSFFFPKCPVKIVLLPGLLFITASLAAQPVTIPIVTDNHAIVLQTDKSNLLHTVYFGKPLADPGEYEVVSAGNNFNDDNSGIYDAAYTPSGTWNLSEPAMQVTHADGNQSLELKYLRHDILHIDSNSSLTTIILKDPLYAFQVSLCYKVWKKENVIEQWAEVQHAEKGSVILRKYASANLYFTNKDFYLTTYNSGWAREMQPGETKLLPGLRSVDSKLGTRAMLLQSSNFILSFGKPAAENEGAVMIGQLAWPGNFKLDFEIDSYRNLRVIAGVNPYESAYTLPANQVFKTPSLIYALSNSGTGEASRGLHNWARKYRVLDGEGERLTLLNNWEATYFNFDENKLKGLFKGARELGVDMFLLDDGWFGNKHPRNGDTAGLGDWQENVKKLPSGIGYLVSEAKKEGLKFGIWLEPEMVNPKSELYEKHLDWVIRQPLRPEKYFRNQLVLDLANPEVQNFVFGIVDNLFTKNPQLAFIKWDCNAVIYNAYSPYLQKKGLPQSHLNVEYVKGLYNVLQRIRARYPMVPMMLCSGGGGRGDYELLKYFTEFWPSDDTDPIERIYQQWDYSYFFPAIVTDNHVTDWGRQPLKFRIDVASMGKLGFDIVTSNLSATDRAFAQSAVQNYHTFKDIVWHGDQYRLVNPHESDISALMFVSKDKKRAIMFNYLVNSRYKITATVTPVVLKGLDPDKHYTVKEINLYPGSTSAVSDTRVYSGDFLMKIGYNPNVTLQRTSVVLQADAVE
- a CDS encoding serine hydrolase domain-containing protein; the protein is MKKLLTLLLLTLCLAGFSQTKSLKNSPALVDGSPESAGMSAERLARMDQIFQQAVNNKDVPGVAAIVIRNGKIVYYKSFGMADNPANRPMKKDDIFRIASMSKAITSTAVMMLWEEGKFQLDDPISKYIPEFKNPTLIKSFTFTDTSYTTEPAKSEITIRQLLTHTSGLGYGEIDGDERFKAIYKKAGITDLFTTEPVTIGESVRKLAKLPLHHNPGEKFTYSEGLDVLGYFIEVVSGMSFSDFLKKRLFEPLGMQDTYFYLPDSKSARLVAVQRPGKTGEWERYPVTFYDPNYPITGAKTFYSGGAGLSSTARDYATFLQMYLNGGELGGKRILSRPTINAILSNQTDTLLGNPQRSDSFYGLAFGVQTAVGAASGGSGSEGTFTWGGYFNTSYFADPKEKVIGVIMKQTQSTKGDNLSSVFRQMIYQSIDD
- a CDS encoding ThuA domain-containing protein; the protein is MIQICRQLCFVFCLVIITCAFTQEAKPKFSVIAFFTAKNDAAHISYVHEANRWFPEMAVKYQFRYDSTNDWNNLNKDFLSKYQVVLFLDSRPENATQRKAFRQYMESGGAWMGFHFAGFALTPSAFNQDWDWYHNELIGAGQYKGNTWRPTSAILRIENPKHPVTRHLPVTFRSSPNEWYSWEKDLAQNKDIEILLAIDSTSFPLGTGPKLHEIWHAGYYPVVWTNRKYRMLYLNMGHNDIDYENGTNQELSFQFDNDIQNKLVIDGLFWLAKKTTKQN
- a CDS encoding sugar phosphate isomerase/epimerase family protein, encoding MVNRRKFIRQSAALSAGTFLLPESILSAPLLKSIGINFFSLPKMLEKDLAGTLSMLSKMGYKEVELYGPYPFSTEPARKRWDAVTPALGFSGSGFFGHTIPEVKKMFADQGLSVPSMHTDLDTLQNNMGQLAEAAHQLGTSYVVLPAIPDEIRQTLDDYRKIAENFNRIGESARKNGIKFTYHNHGYGISPVDGQVPLQIILDGTDPALVYLEMDLFWTIAGGADPLEYLTKYKNRYRCMHVKDMTKAVRFSGDGGNAQQWIALFPFMTSAGSGVMDLRTILAKAKAAGVQHFFVEQDMVADPEVSLKKSIDYLSGLKK
- a CDS encoding sugar phosphate isomerase/epimerase family protein — translated: MKRIAFAGFLCLLALAFTQCNNEQPASQTAEPAKDTVVAEDIAAITADWKIGVQMWTFRLFSFTDALNKVDSAGVKNIEAFWGQKLGGNMKGEFGAKMSAETRAQLKQLLSSKGISITAMGVIAPETNDEWLKAFELAKDFGLSYITCEPRKDQWNYIDSLGGAFGIKLAIHDHPKPSHYWSPDSVLEASSGHPNIGALADVGHWARNGLDPVDCLKKLEGKVYGLHFKDVVTFGQVDAADTVVGKGVIKFPEVFQELKRQKFKGMLSIEHESNWEHNLPDVIEIVKFYNDQVAQLK
- a CDS encoding RidA family protein, coding for MQTKRRSLLKNLLAVVAGVTGVGISTNALGKNTPMKESGNITYDQDVPLFSGHTKLGNMVFIAGKGAHFQGDVAAHTDHVLKELEKELKLAGSSMEKVLKVTVYLNDIADYKAMNDTYKGRFGKNPPVRSTVAVAKGGVPGDSLVEMDCIAYI
- a CDS encoding aminotransferase class V-fold PLP-dependent enzyme encodes the protein MKRRAILKGLSLMPFGTGLAATMAPLGAATAAPASKGRNIFKELGIRTFINAAGTYTAMTGSLMQDEVVAAIQNASKEFCLLDELQDKVGEKIAALVHAEAAVVTAGCFSAMTLGLAGVLTGKDQQKVEQLPHLAGTTMKSEVIMQKAHTIGYSHALTNTGCNIVYVETIADVEKAINDKTALLWFLNVQSDSGSINHEQWVALGRKYNIPTMIDIAADVPPVSNLWKFHDMGFDLVCVSGGKAMRGPQSAGILMGKKDLVAAARLSMPPRGSTIGRGMKVNKEEIIGMYVALDKFIHTDHEKLWKEWESRIATMEAAVKPLKGIATTIKVPPLGNVTPTLHITWDSSVVKLTTASLQENLRNGNPSIEVIGSGDNHITITAWVMQPGEEKLVAARLKEEFTKAV
- a CDS encoding c-type cytochrome; this translates as MQSIFRLRCLLALLVIFSSCTGRKGLPPGDPDNGGLYLPGNFEAVIVADSIGSARHLAVTDNGDIYVKLRGTFPEGGNVALRDENNDGKADIIKKFGKYVDDEYYGTAMRIYNGYIYYSSASTVYRTKIKPGELIPEDSLEVMLTDDFRHDPHGYQHIAKPVTFDENGHMYVPYGSPSDVCQEMDRIPESPGQMPCPELAEHGGIWQFDANKPNQTIKDGKRYATGVRSAVAITWNHQQNSMYIVQHGRDDLHRTWPAKYTRWQSALMPSEEFLKIKEGTDAGWPYYYYDQFQKKKLLNPEYGGDGKLEADSSKYQLPMIGFPGHWAPNDLLFYTGDQFPERYKDGAFIAFHGSTIRGPYSQSGYFVAFVPFRDGNPSGPWEVFADGFSGMDTIVNTSDAKGRPMGLAMGPDGSLYVSDSKRGRIWRIMYKGDKLKFGAEQLAAMEQRKTTVAHIKTPDELADNLEKTGIAGGEKIYTTYCIACHQKDGKGDNSRFPPLSGSDWVNGDTKRLINVMLNGLNETIKVNGQTYTGVMPKHRFLSDEDIAQVLTYIRQNMDNTSGPVSAEEVSTERKNLPPTK
- a CDS encoding aminotransferase class V-fold PLP-dependent enzyme, whose translation is MKRRNILKGLGLLPMAGVLAPIKSALGAPAADYAAEPNIFQSIGVEPIINCRGTFTIIGGSIERPEVRAAMEAASKNFIQYDEMADAIHKRLAEITGAEWALVSAGCAAGLKHVTAACVTGGNPEKLIRIPDLTGFEKNEVIIPSSSRNVYDHAIRNVGVRVITVDTLAEMENAINSHTAMIYLMAFDEAQTGNEFTLANVSKISRPKNVPILIDAAAEVLTIPNVHLQRGADIVAYSGGKAICGPQCAGLVIGKKDILMSAWQASSPHHGPGRDNKVGREEMMGMLAAVEAWTKRDHAAEWKTWLGYLNTISKKLQTIPGVSTSVFEPTELSNRSPVLNVSWDPAKFNINGIEMTEVLGRTKPRIAVGSDDKEGKATIDITTGQMQPGNDQVVANRIHEVLLQKRPPKPAMQNAGFNLTGRWDLTVQFFSSTSKHSLFIDQEGNWMQGVHQGDFSSRELKGSVEGDIVKMKSIDRHTADYIPFIFSGKATADTMSGEIHLGEYRTAKFSAVRVNKKPSREQIIVPGGPPLAT